In Novosphingobium kaempferiae, the DNA window GCCGGCGGCGGCACGCTCAGCGCCGATGATCTGCTGAAGCCCGGACGTCTCGCGGGCATCGGCTTCTCGGCAGCCTGGCCGATGCTCGATCAGGTCTCGAAGATGCTCGGCTTCACCAGCTTCTTCGACAATTTCCTGACCATCGTCGTGCTGCTCGTCGCGTGGCTGATCGTGATCCTCGCCTTCTTCGTCCTCTCCGTGCAGATGTTCGTGTGCATCATCGAGTTCAAGCTGGTGAGCCTGGCGGGTTTCATCCTCGTGCCGTTCGCGCTGTGGAACCGTACCAGCTTCCTTGCCGAGCGCGTGCTCGGGCATGTCGTGAGTTCGGGGATCAAGGTCATGGTGCTGGGCGTCATCGTCGGCATCGGCTCCAATTTCTTCGACCAGTTCACCAGCGGGCTGCAGGGGCAGGAGCCCAGCATCGCGCAGGCCATGAGCCTGGTGCTGGCAAGCCTCGCACTGCTTGGTCTGGGCATCTTCGCACCCTCCGTCGCCAGTGGTCTCGCTTCGGGCGCTCCGCAGCTTGGCGCCGGCGCCGCCCTCGGAACCGTCGCCGGCGCGGGAGCTGCGGCCATGGTCGGCGGCGGAGCGGCCATCGGCGGAGCGCGCCTCGCCGCGTCGGCTGGCCTAGGCGGCATGCGGGCCGGCACCTCGATGGGTGCCGGAGCGGCGACAGCCTTTTCGATGGGCCAGCAGGCCACCGGCAATGCCTCGATCAGATCCGGCCTTGGCGGCGTTGCCAGGGCTGCCGGAAACGCTGCGCGCAACCGGGTGTCGGGAGCGCTGGGCCTGGGCGACGCCGCGGCGCAGGGTCGCGACAGCGCGCGCGAGGCATTCGCCGGTTCGAACTCTCCCCCACCGGCTTCCAGTGGGGGAGAGACCCCGCCCGCCTGGGCGCGCGCGATTCAGGCGCAGCAGCTCTCCCGTCATCGTCGCCAGCTTGCCGTCCACGCGATCCAGCAGGGCGATCGCGGCGGCGGTTCCCTCACTCCCGACATCAACGAAAGGAACGACTAGACCATGCGCTTCAAACGCAGCACCGGGGCATATGGGCATACCCCGCCGCCCGTGACCCCCTACCAACGTGCGGGACAGGTGTGGGACGAGCGCATCGGCGCTTCCCGTGTCCAGGCGCGGAACTGGCGCTTCATGGCGTTCGGTTCGCTCGCATTGTCCACTGTGATGGCCTGCGGTCTGCTGTGGCAGTCGCGGCAAAGCCGGGTGGTCCCGTACGTGGTCGCGATCGACCGCCTCGGTGAGCCGCGCGCATTGTCCGAGGCGGACGCGTCCTATACGCCGACCGACCCCCAGATCGCCTGGGCCTTGTCCAAGTTCGTGTCGCATGTGCGCGGCGTGTCGCTCGACCCGGTCATCGCGCGGCGCGACTGGCTCGAGGCCTACGATTTCACGACCCAGCGCGGCGCGAAGTTCCTCAGCGAATATGCCCGCACATCCGGCGCGCTGACCCGGATCGGCGAACGCACCGTCACGGTGCAGGTGACCAGCGTGGTGCGCGCATCGGAGACCAGCTTCCAGGTCAAGTGGAAGGAAGATGCCTTCGAACGCGGCAGCCGGAACGGGACGAGCCGTTGGACCGGCATCCTTACCCTTGTTCGAAAGACCCCGCGCGACGCCGATACGCTGCGCCGCAACCCCCTCGGCATCTACATCGACGCGATCGACTGGAGCCGCGAATTCGACGGGACGTCTGAAACCGCCGATCGCGCGACGGTGCCCGCGCCACAGCCCGCCCCGCAGCCGACCTCGCAGGGGCAATCGATGGTCGGAACAGCCGGTACCGCAATTGCCAGCCCATCTTCTTCCGCATCAATGGAGACACTGCCATGAGCACGCATATCCTTGCAGCATTCGCGATGGTCACGGGCGGTCATGGGCCGGTTGATACCGTGAACCGGGCGGCGAGTTCGGCCCCGCCTTCCGCCCGGATCGCGCCGGTCGAACCGTCTCCATCCGCCTGGGTGAACACGCGTCAGGTCTATCTGTGGTCGGATGGCGCGGTCTACCGCGCCTGGGTCGAGCCCGGCATGATCACCGATATCGTCCTGCAGCCGGGCGAAACGCTGATCGCGGTGGCCGCAGGCGATACCGCGCGGTGGGCGATCGGGGATACCGCCAGCGGCAGCGGCGACGAGAAGAGAACCCATATCCTCGTCAAGCCGTTCAGCGCGGATCTGGCGACCAACGTCGTGATCACAACTGATCGTCGGACCTATCATCTGCAACTCACCAGCAAGGTCGGGGCCGGGATGGTGGCGTTGTCGTGGAACTACCCGCTGGACGAGATGCTGGCGGTCAAGCGCGCCGAGGCTACCGCCGATGCCGTGCGCCCGGTTGCGGCCGGGCTGGGGCTGGAGCAGCTTTATTTCGGTTACGCGATCACCGGCGACAGGCCCGCGTGGCGACCGC includes these proteins:
- the trbL gene encoding P-type conjugative transfer protein TrbL, with translation MDDLSVIDQFLATFIAYIDSGFGLLGGDVRFLTATLIGIDVTIAALFWTLGGEDNVLGRFIRKILYVGAFAYIINAFSSLSDIIYRSFAQAGLTAGGGTLSADDLLKPGRLAGIGFSAAWPMLDQVSKMLGFTSFFDNFLTIVVLLVAWLIVILAFFVLSVQMFVCIIEFKLVSLAGFILVPFALWNRTSFLAERVLGHVVSSGIKVMVLGVIVGIGSNFFDQFTSGLQGQEPSIAQAMSLVLASLALLGLGIFAPSVASGLASGAPQLGAGAALGTVAGAGAAAMVGGGAAIGGARLAASAGLGGMRAGTSMGAGAATAFSMGQQATGNASIRSGLGGVARAAGNAARNRVSGALGLGDAAAQGRDSAREAFAGSNSPPPASSGGETPPAWARAIQAQQLSRHRRQLAVHAIQQGDRGGGSLTPDINERND
- the trbG gene encoding P-type conjugative transfer protein TrbG, which codes for MSTHILAAFAMVTGGHGPVDTVNRAASSAPPSARIAPVEPSPSAWVNTRQVYLWSDGAVYRAWVEPGMITDIVLQPGETLIAVAAGDTARWAIGDTASGSGDEKRTHILVKPFSADLATNVVITTDRRTYHLQLTSKVGAGMVALSWNYPLDEMLAVKRAEATADAVRPVAAGLGLEQLYFGYAITGDRPAWRPLRAFDDGRQTFIEFPAQIGVDDAPPLFVIGVDGGAELVNYRMRGRFYVVDRIFATAELRLGTKKQQVVRIERGVAGKAGR
- the trbF gene encoding conjugal transfer protein TrbF — its product is MRFKRSTGAYGHTPPPVTPYQRAGQVWDERIGASRVQARNWRFMAFGSLALSTVMACGLLWQSRQSRVVPYVVAIDRLGEPRALSEADASYTPTDPQIAWALSKFVSHVRGVSLDPVIARRDWLEAYDFTTQRGAKFLSEYARTSGALTRIGERTVTVQVTSVVRASETSFQVKWKEDAFERGSRNGTSRWTGILTLVRKTPRDADTLRRNPLGIYIDAIDWSREFDGTSETADRATVPAPQPAPQPTSQGQSMVGTAGTAIASPSSSASMETLP